Within Schumannella luteola, the genomic segment AAGGGCTATCTGTCGCTCAGCGGCAGCGCGAGCATCGACCGCAGCCAGCCCCGCATCGATCTGCTCTGGAACCCCTGGGCCGAGGCCTACTTCGAGGGCGGGCGCGAGGATCCAGCCGTCGCCCTGCTGCGGGTCGACGTCGAGTCGATCGAGTTCTGGGATCTCGACCGACCCGCGCTCACGCGCGTGATCGAGGTCGCCGCGGCGCTCATCGCGAAGCGTCCGCCCGAGGTCGGCGAGAGCCGCACGGTCGAGCTGTAGGCCGGCGCCCGAGCCGCGGCCCGCCGCCTCAGTCGGTCGCGCGGGCCGAGGGCTTCGCGACCACGACGCCCGCCTGCCGGGCGATGGGCGGCAGCACGCTGCGCATGTAGGGCGCCCAGAACAGGCGCACGATGAGGTGCACGATCGCGCCCCGCCACGGCAGCGGCGCGAAGGAGTAGGTCCAGCGGATGCGGGTGCCCTCGCCGTCGTGGGCGAAGATCCACTCCGCGCGGCCGCCGGAGACGAGCGAGCCGAACAGCTTCTGGAACCGGGTGAGCTCGTAGACGTGCCGGCGCGGCGCATCCACCTCGGCGACGGTCTCGATGACCGAGCCGCCGTCGGAGAGATGCAGCCGTCGAGAGGCGCCGACGACATCGAAGGAGTCGGTCTGGTCCGAGACCGAGACGACGGCGGGCAGCGGGCCGAACCTCGGATAGAAGGCGGGCGGGTCGGTCGCGACCGTCGTGGCGAAGACCTCGGCGAGCGGCGCGGCGACGACGATGTCGACCGTCGCGCTCGCCGCCTTCACCGTCGGATTCCGCCGTCCGCGCTCAGTCGAGCTTCTCGAGCAGGTGGAACGGGATGATCAGCGAGATCGCGATCGCCACGAGACCCGAGGCGAAGAGGACGATGTGGAAGGGCTCCGGAACGGCGAAGGCGTACCCGAAGAGGAAGAACGCGCCGACGAACAGCGCGAGACAGATCACGAACGCGAACACCTTCATGGAGGTCAGCCTACCGGCGACGCGGCGCGGCCCGGCGCATTCCCTCGACGAGGCGGATGCGCGAGGATCGGCACGTTCACTTCCCGAGCCAGGAGTCGCCATGACCACCTTCCGCACCACCCTGCTGCAGATCGGCAACAACGTCGGCATCGAGGTTCCCGAGGAGGTCGTGCTCGGCTTCGCCGCCGGCAAGCGGGTGCCGGTGAAGGTCACGCTGAACGGCTTCGACTACGACTCGACGATCGCCGTCATGGGCGGCAAGTACCTGATCCCGGTGTCGGCGGCGATCCGCAAGTCGGCCGGCGTCGCGGGCGGAGAAGAGCACGACGTCACCCTCGAGCACGTCGCCGGCGAGCGCACGGTCGAGGTGCCCGCCGAGCTGGCCGCGGCTCTCGAGACCGCCGGGTCGCGCGCCGCCTTCGATGCGCTGTCCTACTCGGCGCGCAAGGAGCACGCCCGCTCGGTCGGCGAGGCGAAGGCCGAGGCGACGCGCGAGCGC encodes:
- a CDS encoding pyridoxamine 5'-phosphate oxidase family protein: MSDQTSTPDPSDDLATVRRILTSARTATVTSRAASGALHSRPLALLEHGVDGTENFEGTLWFFTADPSEKTDEIRRHPEVNVAVGDGKGYLSLSGSASIDRSQPRIDLLWNPWAEAYFEGGREDPAVALLRVDVESIEFWDLDRPALTRVIEVAAALIAKRPPEVGESRTVEL
- a CDS encoding SRPBCC family protein, whose protein sequence is MKAASATVDIVVAAPLAEVFATTVATDPPAFYPRFGPLPAVVSVSDQTDSFDVVGASRRLHLSDGGSVIETVAEVDAPRRHVYELTRFQKLFGSLVSGGRAEWIFAHDGEGTRIRWTYSFAPLPWRGAIVHLIVRLFWAPYMRSVLPPIARQAGVVVAKPSARATD
- a CDS encoding YdeI/OmpD-associated family protein, producing MTTFRTTLLQIGNNVGIEVPEEVVLGFAAGKRVPVKVTLNGFDYDSTIAVMGGKYLIPVSAAIRKSAGVAGGEEHDVTLEHVAGERTVEVPAELAAALETAGSRAAFDALSYSARKEHARSVGEAKAEATRERRIQKVLDSLS